The following proteins come from a genomic window of Acidimicrobiales bacterium:
- a CDS encoding antibiotic biosynthesis monooxygenase encodes MLVIAGTITLDPDRTDEMLAAIVPLMEATQAEDGCIDYVLSADPKELGTIRIFEKWESDEALGAHMKAPHMGIFQKAIRGCGVTGMSVDKFEIASESKLV; translated from the coding sequence ATGCTCGTCATCGCCGGCACCATCACCCTCGACCCCGACAGGACCGACGAGATGCTGGCCGCCATCGTGCCGCTCATGGAGGCCACCCAGGCCGAGGACGGCTGCATCGACTACGTGTTGAGCGCCGATCCTAAGGAGCTCGGGACCATCCGGATCTTCGAGAAGTGGGAGTCCGACGAGGCCCTGGGAGCCCACATGAAGGCGCCCCACATGGGCATCTTCCAGAAGGCCATCCGGGGCTGTGGCGTCACCGGCATGTCGGTCGACAAGTTCGAGATCGCCTCGGAGTCCAAGCTTGTCTGA
- a CDS encoding DNA-3-methyladenine glycosylase I: MDEHLATGPDGVVRCWWPGGHDDYLAYHDHEWGRPVVDDVRLFEKVCLEGFQAGLSWLTILRKRDNFRAAFAGFDPTLVAGFGPSDVERCLGDVGIVRHRGKIQSTINNAGRALELAGEFGSLAAYLWGFEPADHLRAAVGDVPSSTPESTALSRDLKRRGWSFVGPTTVYALMQAMGMVNDHLEGCAFHDVVEGERSALVRPTPTGSRA; this comes from the coding sequence ATGGACGAGCACCTGGCCACCGGCCCTGACGGCGTCGTGCGGTGCTGGTGGCCCGGCGGACACGACGACTACCTCGCCTACCACGACCACGAGTGGGGCCGCCCGGTGGTCGACGACGTCCGCCTGTTCGAAAAGGTCTGTCTGGAGGGATTCCAGGCCGGCCTGTCGTGGCTGACCATCCTCCGCAAGCGGGACAACTTCCGGGCGGCCTTCGCCGGGTTCGATCCCACGCTGGTTGCCGGGTTCGGCCCGTCCGATGTCGAACGATGCCTCGGTGATGTCGGCATCGTCCGGCACCGGGGAAAGATCCAGTCCACGATCAACAACGCCGGGCGCGCCCTGGAGCTTGCCGGGGAGTTCGGGTCGCTGGCCGCCTACCTGTGGGGGTTCGAACCCGCCGACCACCTCCGGGCCGCCGTCGGAGACGTCCCGTCCTCCACGCCCGAATCGACCGCGCTTAGCCGCGACCTCAAGCGGCGGGGCTGGTCGTTCGTCGGGCCGACGACGGTGTACGCCCTCATGCAGGCCATGGGAATGGTCAACGACCACCTGGAGGGCTGCGCGTTCCACGACGTGGTCGAAGGTGAGCGCTCGGCACTGGTCCGTCCGACCCCGACTGGCAGCCGGGCGTGA
- a CDS encoding LLM class flavin-dependent oxidoreductase — protein MSLRLSVLDQSPVPEGSTPGDALRNTIDLARRCEAMGYHRYWVAEHHGMTGLAGSSPEVLIGSIAGATRRLRVGSGGVMLTHYAPLKVAESFCVLASLHPGRIDLGVGRAPGSDHLTAAALARGGARTALENYPNQIQELVHLVDDTLPADSPIQGVRATPRPEEPPEVWILASSPDSAAFAAHFGLPLGWADFIAQVDGAPIVDAYRRQFQPSRGCPEPRVLVCASAVVAATDAEADAIVAAVRAWRAAGLRGPIPAAPSGSTSARVAVQTGRRSIANGSPTRVADRLRQLVDGFGAEELMVVTICHDHEARVHSYELLAAEFGLATGAVEETG, from the coding sequence GTGAGCCTCCGGCTTTCGGTCCTGGACCAGTCGCCGGTCCCCGAGGGCTCGACGCCGGGCGACGCCCTGCGCAACACCATCGACCTGGCCCGACGCTGTGAGGCCATGGGCTACCACCGCTACTGGGTGGCCGAGCACCACGGCATGACCGGCCTGGCCGGATCCAGCCCCGAGGTCCTCATCGGGTCGATCGCCGGGGCCACCCGGCGGCTGCGGGTGGGCTCCGGCGGGGTGATGCTCACGCACTACGCGCCGCTGAAGGTGGCCGAATCGTTCTGCGTGCTGGCCTCCCTGCATCCCGGCCGCATCGACCTCGGGGTGGGACGGGCCCCCGGTTCGGACCACCTCACGGCCGCGGCCCTGGCCCGGGGTGGCGCCCGGACCGCCCTGGAGAACTACCCGAACCAGATCCAGGAACTGGTCCACCTGGTCGACGACACCCTGCCGGCCGACAGCCCCATACAGGGGGTGCGGGCCACCCCACGGCCGGAGGAGCCGCCCGAGGTGTGGATTCTGGCGTCCAGCCCCGACTCGGCGGCCTTCGCCGCCCACTTCGGCCTGCCCCTGGGCTGGGCCGACTTCATCGCTCAGGTGGACGGTGCGCCGATCGTCGACGCCTACCGTCGGCAGTTCCAGCCGTCGCGCGGGTGTCCGGAGCCCCGGGTGCTGGTGTGTGCCAGCGCTGTGGTCGCCGCCACCGACGCCGAGGCCGACGCCATCGTGGCCGCCGTCCGTGCCTGGAGGGCCGCCGGGCTGCGCGGCCCGATCCCGGCCGCTCCCAGCGGTTCCACGTCGGCAAGGGTGGCCGTGCAAACCGGACGTCGTTCGATCGCCAATGGTTCACCCACCCGGGTGGCAGACCGCCTGCGCCAACTGGTCGACGGGTTCGGCGCCGAGGAGCTGATGGTGGTCACCATCTGCCACGACCACGAGGCCAGGGTCCACTCCTACGAGCTGCTGGCCGCCGAGTTCGGCCTCGCGACCGGCGCCGTGGAGGAGACCGGGTGA